The Archocentrus centrarchus isolate MPI-CPG fArcCen1 chromosome 7, fArcCen1, whole genome shotgun sequence genome window below encodes:
- the src gene encoding proto-oncogene tyrosine-protein kinase Src isoform X1, with product MGGSKSKSKDVGQRTRSLDGNLSSGGGAGGHHLNSTQQSLTPNRSPTVDAGLSGNQSMANNAELALFGGVDSNSVTSPSRITLAGGVTTFVALYDYESRTATDLSFRKGERLQIVNNTRKVNCREGDWWLARSLTTGESGYIPSNYVAPSDSIQAEDHLKLALESRWYFGRITRRDSERLLLSLENKRGTFLVRESETTKGAYCLSVLDYDNTKGLNVKHYKIRKLDSGGFYITSRTQFNSLQQLVNHYRKHADGLCHSLTDVCPVLKPQTQGLAKDAWEIPRESLRLDVKLGQGCFGEVWMGTWNGTTQVAIKTLKPGTMSPEAFLQEAQVMKKLRHEKLVQLYAVVSEEPIYIVTEYMGQGSLLDSLKGEMGKVLRLPQLVDMAAQIASGMAYVERMNYVHRDLRAANILVGDNLVCKVADFGLARLIEDNEYTARQGAKFPIKWTAPEAALYGRFTIKSDVWSFGILLTELATKGRVPYPGMVNREVLDQVERGYRMPCPAECPESLHDLMLSCWRKEPEERPTFEYLQSFLEDYFTSTEPQYQPGENL from the exons ATGGGGGGATCCAAGAGTAAGTCCAAGGATGTAGGCCAGCGAACCCGCAGCCTCGATGGCAACCTCAGCTCGGGTGGAGGGGCTGGCGGCCACCACCTCAACTCCACTCAGCAATCCCTAACACCAAACCGTAGCCCCACTGTGGATGCAGGTCTCAGTGGCAATCAGTCAATGGCTAATAATGCAGAACTGGCACTCTTTGGAGGTGTGGACAGTAACAGTGTCACCTCACCGAGCAGAATAACATTAGCAG GAGGCGTCACAACCTTCGTGGCGTTATACGACTATGAGTCTCGAACAGCGACAGATCTGTCTTTCAGGAAGGGCGAACGGCTCCAGATAGTAAACAATAC GAGGAAGGTGAACTGCAG AGAAGGGGACTGGTGGCTGGCGCGCTCCCTGACCACTGGAGAAAGCGGTTATATCCCCAGCAATTACGTGGCTCCATCTGACTCAATCCAGGCAGAAGA tcatctcaaactggctCTAGAGTCCAG GTGGTACTTTGGCAGAATCACACGCCGCGATTCTGAGAGGCTGCTGCTGAGTTTAGAGAACAAGAGAGGGACTTTCCTGGTGCGAGAGAGTGAAACCACCAAGG GTGCCTACTGTCTGTCTGTATTGGACTATGACAACACAAAAGGGCTAAATGTGAAGCACTACAAGATCAGGAAGCTGGACAGTGGAGGCTTCTATATCACATCACGTACCCAATTCAACTCACTGCAGCAGCTTGTCAATCATTATCGCA AGCATGCTGATGGATTGTGTCACAGCCTAACAGACGTATGTCCTGTACTGAAGCCTCAGACTCAGGGCTTAGCAAAGGACGCCTGGGAGATCCCGAGAGAGTCTCTCCGTCTGGATGTAAAGCTTGGACAGGGCTGCTTTGGTGAGGTCTGGATGG GAACATGGAACGGTACAACACAGGTGGCAATCAAGACCCTGAAACCTGGCACCATGTCCCCTGAGGCTTTCCTGCAGGAGGCTCAGGTCATGAAGAAGCTGAGACATGAAAAGCTGGTTCAGCTTTACGCTGTGGTGTCTGAGGAACCCATCTACATCGTCACAGAGTACATGGGACAAG GCAGCTTACTGGACTCTCTGAAAGGGGAAATGGGTAAGGTGCTCCGCCTCCCTCAGTTGGTGGACATGGCCGCACAG ATTGCTTCGGGAATGGCTTATGTAGAGAGGATGAACTACGTGCACCGTGATCTTCGAGCTGCTAACATCCTGGTGGGAGATAACCTGGTTTGCAAAGTGGCTGATTTTGGTCTGGCTCGCCTCATAGAGGATAACGAATATACTGCCAGGCAAG GAGCCAAGTTTCCCATCAAGTGGACGGCTCCTGAGGCTGCGCTTTACGGCCGCTTCACCATTAAATCAGATGTATGGTCATTTGGgatcctgctgactgaactgGCTACTAAAGGCCGAGTCCCATATCCAG GTATGGTGAACCGGGAGGTGTTGGACCAGGTGGAGCGTGGGTACAGGATGCCGTGTCCGGCAGAGTGCCCTGAATCCCTTCATGACCTGATGCTGAGCTGCTGGAGGAAGGAGCCTGAGGAGAGGCCAACTTTTGAGTACCTGCAGAGCTTCCTGGAGGATTACTTTACCTCCACAGAGCCTCAGTACCAGCCAGGAGAGAACCTGTAA
- the src gene encoding proto-oncogene tyrosine-protein kinase Src isoform X2: MGGSKSKSKDVGQRTRSLDGNLSSGGGAGGHHLNSTQQSLTPNRSPTVDAGLSGNQSMANNAELALFGGVDSNSVTSPSRITLAGGVTTFVALYDYESRTATDLSFRKGERLQIVNNTEGDWWLARSLTTGESGYIPSNYVAPSDSIQAEDHLKLALESRWYFGRITRRDSERLLLSLENKRGTFLVRESETTKGAYCLSVLDYDNTKGLNVKHYKIRKLDSGGFYITSRTQFNSLQQLVNHYRKHADGLCHSLTDVCPVLKPQTQGLAKDAWEIPRESLRLDVKLGQGCFGEVWMGTWNGTTQVAIKTLKPGTMSPEAFLQEAQVMKKLRHEKLVQLYAVVSEEPIYIVTEYMGQGSLLDSLKGEMGKVLRLPQLVDMAAQIASGMAYVERMNYVHRDLRAANILVGDNLVCKVADFGLARLIEDNEYTARQGAKFPIKWTAPEAALYGRFTIKSDVWSFGILLTELATKGRVPYPGMVNREVLDQVERGYRMPCPAECPESLHDLMLSCWRKEPEERPTFEYLQSFLEDYFTSTEPQYQPGENL, translated from the exons ATGGGGGGATCCAAGAGTAAGTCCAAGGATGTAGGCCAGCGAACCCGCAGCCTCGATGGCAACCTCAGCTCGGGTGGAGGGGCTGGCGGCCACCACCTCAACTCCACTCAGCAATCCCTAACACCAAACCGTAGCCCCACTGTGGATGCAGGTCTCAGTGGCAATCAGTCAATGGCTAATAATGCAGAACTGGCACTCTTTGGAGGTGTGGACAGTAACAGTGTCACCTCACCGAGCAGAATAACATTAGCAG GAGGCGTCACAACCTTCGTGGCGTTATACGACTATGAGTCTCGAACAGCGACAGATCTGTCTTTCAGGAAGGGCGAACGGCTCCAGATAGTAAACAATAC AGAAGGGGACTGGTGGCTGGCGCGCTCCCTGACCACTGGAGAAAGCGGTTATATCCCCAGCAATTACGTGGCTCCATCTGACTCAATCCAGGCAGAAGA tcatctcaaactggctCTAGAGTCCAG GTGGTACTTTGGCAGAATCACACGCCGCGATTCTGAGAGGCTGCTGCTGAGTTTAGAGAACAAGAGAGGGACTTTCCTGGTGCGAGAGAGTGAAACCACCAAGG GTGCCTACTGTCTGTCTGTATTGGACTATGACAACACAAAAGGGCTAAATGTGAAGCACTACAAGATCAGGAAGCTGGACAGTGGAGGCTTCTATATCACATCACGTACCCAATTCAACTCACTGCAGCAGCTTGTCAATCATTATCGCA AGCATGCTGATGGATTGTGTCACAGCCTAACAGACGTATGTCCTGTACTGAAGCCTCAGACTCAGGGCTTAGCAAAGGACGCCTGGGAGATCCCGAGAGAGTCTCTCCGTCTGGATGTAAAGCTTGGACAGGGCTGCTTTGGTGAGGTCTGGATGG GAACATGGAACGGTACAACACAGGTGGCAATCAAGACCCTGAAACCTGGCACCATGTCCCCTGAGGCTTTCCTGCAGGAGGCTCAGGTCATGAAGAAGCTGAGACATGAAAAGCTGGTTCAGCTTTACGCTGTGGTGTCTGAGGAACCCATCTACATCGTCACAGAGTACATGGGACAAG GCAGCTTACTGGACTCTCTGAAAGGGGAAATGGGTAAGGTGCTCCGCCTCCCTCAGTTGGTGGACATGGCCGCACAG ATTGCTTCGGGAATGGCTTATGTAGAGAGGATGAACTACGTGCACCGTGATCTTCGAGCTGCTAACATCCTGGTGGGAGATAACCTGGTTTGCAAAGTGGCTGATTTTGGTCTGGCTCGCCTCATAGAGGATAACGAATATACTGCCAGGCAAG GAGCCAAGTTTCCCATCAAGTGGACGGCTCCTGAGGCTGCGCTTTACGGCCGCTTCACCATTAAATCAGATGTATGGTCATTTGGgatcctgctgactgaactgGCTACTAAAGGCCGAGTCCCATATCCAG GTATGGTGAACCGGGAGGTGTTGGACCAGGTGGAGCGTGGGTACAGGATGCCGTGTCCGGCAGAGTGCCCTGAATCCCTTCATGACCTGATGCTGAGCTGCTGGAGGAAGGAGCCTGAGGAGAGGCCAACTTTTGAGTACCTGCAGAGCTTCCTGGAGGATTACTTTACCTCCACAGAGCCTCAGTACCAGCCAGGAGAGAACCTGTAA
- the src gene encoding proto-oncogene tyrosine-protein kinase Src isoform X3, whose amino-acid sequence MGGSKSKSKDVGQRTRSLDGNLSSGGGAGGHHLNSTQQSLTPNRSPTVDAGLSGNQSMANNAELALFGGVDSNSVTSPSRITLAGGVTTFVALYDYESRTATDLSFRKGERLQIVNNTEGDWWLARSLTTGESGYIPSNYVAPSDSIQAEEWYFGRITRRDSERLLLSLENKRGTFLVRESETTKGAYCLSVLDYDNTKGLNVKHYKIRKLDSGGFYITSRTQFNSLQQLVNHYRKHADGLCHSLTDVCPVLKPQTQGLAKDAWEIPRESLRLDVKLGQGCFGEVWMGTWNGTTQVAIKTLKPGTMSPEAFLQEAQVMKKLRHEKLVQLYAVVSEEPIYIVTEYMGQGSLLDSLKGEMGKVLRLPQLVDMAAQIASGMAYVERMNYVHRDLRAANILVGDNLVCKVADFGLARLIEDNEYTARQGAKFPIKWTAPEAALYGRFTIKSDVWSFGILLTELATKGRVPYPGMVNREVLDQVERGYRMPCPAECPESLHDLMLSCWRKEPEERPTFEYLQSFLEDYFTSTEPQYQPGENL is encoded by the exons ATGGGGGGATCCAAGAGTAAGTCCAAGGATGTAGGCCAGCGAACCCGCAGCCTCGATGGCAACCTCAGCTCGGGTGGAGGGGCTGGCGGCCACCACCTCAACTCCACTCAGCAATCCCTAACACCAAACCGTAGCCCCACTGTGGATGCAGGTCTCAGTGGCAATCAGTCAATGGCTAATAATGCAGAACTGGCACTCTTTGGAGGTGTGGACAGTAACAGTGTCACCTCACCGAGCAGAATAACATTAGCAG GAGGCGTCACAACCTTCGTGGCGTTATACGACTATGAGTCTCGAACAGCGACAGATCTGTCTTTCAGGAAGGGCGAACGGCTCCAGATAGTAAACAATAC AGAAGGGGACTGGTGGCTGGCGCGCTCCCTGACCACTGGAGAAAGCGGTTATATCCCCAGCAATTACGTGGCTCCATCTGACTCAATCCAGGCAGAAGA GTGGTACTTTGGCAGAATCACACGCCGCGATTCTGAGAGGCTGCTGCTGAGTTTAGAGAACAAGAGAGGGACTTTCCTGGTGCGAGAGAGTGAAACCACCAAGG GTGCCTACTGTCTGTCTGTATTGGACTATGACAACACAAAAGGGCTAAATGTGAAGCACTACAAGATCAGGAAGCTGGACAGTGGAGGCTTCTATATCACATCACGTACCCAATTCAACTCACTGCAGCAGCTTGTCAATCATTATCGCA AGCATGCTGATGGATTGTGTCACAGCCTAACAGACGTATGTCCTGTACTGAAGCCTCAGACTCAGGGCTTAGCAAAGGACGCCTGGGAGATCCCGAGAGAGTCTCTCCGTCTGGATGTAAAGCTTGGACAGGGCTGCTTTGGTGAGGTCTGGATGG GAACATGGAACGGTACAACACAGGTGGCAATCAAGACCCTGAAACCTGGCACCATGTCCCCTGAGGCTTTCCTGCAGGAGGCTCAGGTCATGAAGAAGCTGAGACATGAAAAGCTGGTTCAGCTTTACGCTGTGGTGTCTGAGGAACCCATCTACATCGTCACAGAGTACATGGGACAAG GCAGCTTACTGGACTCTCTGAAAGGGGAAATGGGTAAGGTGCTCCGCCTCCCTCAGTTGGTGGACATGGCCGCACAG ATTGCTTCGGGAATGGCTTATGTAGAGAGGATGAACTACGTGCACCGTGATCTTCGAGCTGCTAACATCCTGGTGGGAGATAACCTGGTTTGCAAAGTGGCTGATTTTGGTCTGGCTCGCCTCATAGAGGATAACGAATATACTGCCAGGCAAG GAGCCAAGTTTCCCATCAAGTGGACGGCTCCTGAGGCTGCGCTTTACGGCCGCTTCACCATTAAATCAGATGTATGGTCATTTGGgatcctgctgactgaactgGCTACTAAAGGCCGAGTCCCATATCCAG GTATGGTGAACCGGGAGGTGTTGGACCAGGTGGAGCGTGGGTACAGGATGCCGTGTCCGGCAGAGTGCCCTGAATCCCTTCATGACCTGATGCTGAGCTGCTGGAGGAAGGAGCCTGAGGAGAGGCCAACTTTTGAGTACCTGCAGAGCTTCCTGGAGGATTACTTTACCTCCACAGAGCCTCAGTACCAGCCAGGAGAGAACCTGTAA